In Yersinia enterocolitica subsp. enterocolitica, one DNA window encodes the following:
- the uxaC gene encoding glucuronate isomerase — translation MAQFLTEDFLLDTEFARRLYHDYAKDQPIYDYHCHLPPEQIAENTRFKNLYDIWLKGDHYKWRAMRTNGVAERFCTGDASDREKFDAWAATVPHTIGNPLYHWTHLELRRPFGITGKLLSPATADEIWQRGNELLAQDSFSARGIMQKMNVKMVGTTDDPIDDLRHHKAIAADGSFNIKVLPSWRPDKAFNIEAAGFNDYMQRLEAAADTSISRFADLCTALNKRMDHFAAHGCKVSDHALDVVVYGEADEATLDGILARRLAGNQPSTEETAQFKTAVLLFLSGEYHRREWVQQYHIGALRNNNSRMFNLVGPDIGFDSINDQPLAQPLSRLLDAQGLRNALPKTILYCLNPRDNEVIGTMVGNFQGEGAAGKMQFGSGWWFNDQKDGMQRQMTQLAQLGLLSRFVGMLTDSRSFLSYTRHEYFRRILCQMIGRWVEDGEAPADIELLGSMVKNICFDNAKQYFAIEL, via the coding sequence ATGGCGCAGTTTTTGACCGAAGACTTTTTGCTCGACACCGAATTTGCCCGTCGTCTCTATCATGACTATGCAAAAGATCAGCCGATCTATGATTATCACTGCCATTTACCCCCAGAACAGATTGCAGAAAACACTCGTTTTAAGAATCTGTATGACATCTGGTTGAAAGGTGACCACTATAAATGGCGTGCGATGCGCACTAATGGTGTGGCTGAGCGTTTCTGTACCGGTGATGCCAGTGACCGCGAGAAGTTTGATGCTTGGGCGGCAACGGTTCCTCATACTATTGGTAACCCGCTCTACCACTGGACGCATCTCGAATTACGCCGTCCGTTTGGTATTACAGGTAAGTTATTGTCCCCAGCCACCGCTGACGAAATCTGGCAGCGCGGAAACGAACTGCTGGCTCAGGATAGCTTCTCTGCCCGCGGTATCATGCAGAAGATGAATGTCAAAATGGTTGGTACTACTGATGACCCGATTGATGACTTACGCCACCATAAAGCGATTGCTGCTGACGGCAGTTTCAATATCAAAGTCTTGCCAAGCTGGCGGCCAGATAAAGCTTTCAATATTGAAGCCGCAGGTTTCAATGACTATATGCAGCGTCTGGAAGCTGCCGCTGACACGTCAATTAGTCGCTTCGCCGATTTGTGTACCGCGCTGAATAAACGTATGGATCACTTTGCCGCTCACGGTTGCAAAGTGTCTGATCATGCGTTGGATGTGGTGGTTTACGGTGAAGCAGATGAAGCGACTCTGGACGGTATCCTTGCTCGCCGTCTGGCGGGTAATCAGCCAAGTACTGAAGAAACCGCGCAGTTCAAAACAGCCGTGTTGCTCTTCCTGTCTGGCGAATATCACCGCCGTGAATGGGTGCAGCAATATCACATCGGTGCACTGCGCAACAATAACAGCCGCATGTTCAATCTGGTCGGGCCGGATATCGGCTTTGACTCCATCAATGACCAGCCATTGGCTCAACCTTTATCTCGCTTATTGGATGCGCAAGGCCTGCGTAATGCACTGCCAAAAACCATCCTTTACTGCCTGAATCCACGTGATAACGAAGTGATCGGCACTATGGTGGGCAACTTCCAGGGCGAAGGCGCTGCCGGGAAAATGCAGTTTGGTTCTGGCTGGTGGTTCAATGACCAAAAAGATGGCATGCAACGTCAAATGACCCAACTGGCACAGCTTGGCTTACTGAGCCGTTTTGTCGGCATGCTGACTGATAGCCGCAGCTTCTTGTCTTATACCCGCCATGAATACTTCCGTCGCATCCTGTGCCAAATGATTGGCCGTTGGGTCGAGGATGGCGAGGCTCCGGCAGATATTGAGCTGCTGGGTTCTATGGTGAAAAACATTTGCTTTGATAACGCCAAGCAATATTTCGCCATCGAATTGTAA
- the exuR gene encoding transcriptional regulator ExuR codes for MEFTETRRLYQQLAAELKQRIEAGVYPVGDKLPAERYISEEMNVSRTVVREAIIMLEVEGYVEVRKGSGIHVMSNKQKHLVMPNHGIEFATAGPFELLQARQLIESNIAEFAATQVTRQDIVQLIEIQKHARQEDRFRDSQWDLKFHVQVALATQNTAMATIVEKMWSQRVHNPYWIKLHEHIDDKSIESWCEDHDRILEALMRKDPYASKLAMWQHLENTKQMLFRATTDDFEFNVDRYLFTENPVVHLDIPSVANSVATSKN; via the coding sequence ATGGAATTCACAGAAACCAGACGGTTGTACCAACAGTTAGCCGCAGAGTTAAAGCAGCGCATCGAAGCCGGTGTTTATCCGGTGGGCGATAAATTGCCCGCAGAACGCTACATTTCCGAAGAAATGAATGTCAGCCGCACCGTGGTCCGTGAAGCGATTATCATGCTGGAAGTGGAAGGCTATGTAGAAGTGCGCAAAGGCTCCGGCATCCATGTGATGTCGAATAAACAAAAGCACTTGGTCATGCCTAACCACGGCATTGAATTCGCCACGGCGGGGCCTTTTGAGCTGTTACAAGCGCGCCAATTGATCGAAAGTAACATTGCCGAATTTGCGGCCACGCAAGTGACGCGACAAGATATCGTGCAATTAATCGAGATCCAAAAACATGCGCGGCAAGAAGATCGTTTTCGCGACTCGCAATGGGATTTGAAATTCCATGTACAGGTAGCGCTGGCGACGCAAAATACCGCTATGGCAACGATCGTCGAAAAAATGTGGAGCCAGCGGGTACATAACCCTTACTGGATCAAGCTGCATGAACATATTGATGATAAGTCGATCGAGAGTTGGTGCGAAGATCACGACAGGATCCTCGAAGCCTTGATGCGTAAAGATCCTTACGCCAGCAAGTTGGCCATGTGGCAACATCTGGAAAATACCAAGCAGATGCTGTTTCGCGCAACCACCGATGATTTTGAGTTTAATGTGGACCGCTATTTATTCACTGAGAACCCGGTTGTTCATCTCGATATACCCAGTGTCGCCAATAGCGTTGCTACTAGCAAGAACTGA
- a CDS encoding M48 family metallopeptidase — translation MQELTYLQGYPEHLQSQVQQLISEQRLGGVLRQRYPQPHDYNTDKMLYQYTVDLKNQYLRNAQPLSKVAYDSKIQVMKHALGLHTAISRVQGGKLKAKAEIRVATVFKNAPEAFLKMIVVHELAHLKEKDHNKAFYSLCCHMEPQYHQLEFDTRLYLTHLDLFGAIY, via the coding sequence ATGCAGGAACTAACCTATCTGCAAGGTTATCCAGAACACTTACAGTCCCAGGTACAACAACTGATCAGCGAACAACGGTTGGGAGGTGTATTACGGCAACGTTACCCGCAACCTCATGATTACAATACAGATAAAATGCTGTATCAATATACGGTTGATTTAAAGAATCAATATCTGCGTAATGCTCAACCACTCAGTAAAGTAGCCTATGACAGTAAAATCCAGGTGATGAAACATGCGCTAGGGCTGCACACCGCTATCTCCAGAGTGCAAGGTGGTAAATTGAAAGCCAAAGCAGAAATCCGGGTCGCTACGGTATTTAAAAATGCCCCTGAAGCTTTTCTGAAAATGATTGTGGTGCATGAATTAGCACATTTGAAAGAGAAAGATCACAACAAAGCGTTCTATAGTTTGTGCTGCCATATGGAACCGCAATATCATCAATTAGAGTTTGATACGCGCCTTTATCTGACACACTTGGATCTGTTTGGCGCGATTTACTAG
- a CDS encoding TerC family protein, with the protein MMNTVGTPLLWGCFAVVVTIMLAIDLLLQGRRGSQTMTLRQAACWSLVWVSLSLLFNAGFWWYLTETMGREIADKQALAFLTGYLIEKALAVDNVFVWLMLFSYFAVPANLQRRVLIYGVLGAIVLRTIMIFAGSWLVSQFSWILYLFGAFLLFTGIKMALAKEDNTPIGEKALVRWIRNHLRMTDELHGDRFTVRKNGLLYATPLVLVLILVELSDVIFAVDSIPAIFAVTTDPFIVLTSNLFAILGLRAMYFLLANVAERFSMLKYGLSVILVFIGVKMMIIDLFHIPIGISLGVVAGILALTLLINMWANHRADKRLAADNTTDK; encoded by the coding sequence ATGATGAATACCGTGGGTACTCCCTTATTGTGGGGTTGTTTTGCCGTTGTTGTGACAATTATGCTTGCCATCGACTTATTGTTGCAGGGGCGTCGTGGCTCACAAACCATGACTCTACGCCAGGCTGCCTGTTGGTCACTGGTGTGGGTGAGTTTGTCTTTGCTGTTTAACGCCGGTTTCTGGTGGTATCTGACCGAAACTATGGGCCGGGAAATCGCCGACAAACAAGCGCTGGCATTCCTGACCGGCTATCTGATTGAAAAAGCACTTGCTGTCGATAACGTCTTCGTCTGGCTGATGCTATTTAGCTATTTTGCTGTTCCTGCCAATTTGCAGCGCCGAGTACTGATTTACGGTGTATTAGGTGCGATCGTGCTGCGAACTATCATGATCTTCGCCGGAAGCTGGTTGGTATCGCAATTCAGTTGGATTTTGTACCTGTTTGGTGCCTTCCTCCTGTTTACCGGTATCAAAATGGCATTGGCAAAGGAAGACAATACACCGATCGGCGAGAAGGCACTGGTACGCTGGATTCGTAATCACCTGCGCATGACTGACGAGCTACATGGCGACCGCTTTACTGTGCGCAAAAATGGCCTGCTCTATGCCACGCCATTAGTATTGGTATTAATTCTGGTTGAACTGAGTGATGTGATTTTTGCCGTTGACAGTATCCCGGCTATCTTCGCTGTTACCACCGATCCCTTTATTGTTTTGACCTCTAACCTGTTTGCGATTTTAGGCCTGCGCGCTATGTACTTCTTGTTAGCAAACGTGGCTGAGCGTTTCTCCATGTTGAAATACGGTTTGTCCGTAATTTTGGTCTTTATCGGTGTCAAAATGATGATTATCGATCTGTTCCATATCCCTATTGGCATTTCATTAGGTGTGGTGGCAGGTATTCTTGCCCTCACATTGTTAATTAATATGTGGGCAAATCATCGTGCAGATAAGCGTTTAGCAGCAGATAATACTACCGATAAATAG
- a CDS encoding Gfo/Idh/MocA family protein: protein MIRFAVIGTNWITARFVDAAHESGKMKLAAVYSRKVEQAKEFGDNYNVTECFDNLEAMAASDQIDAVYIASPNALHYSQAKLFLSHKKHVICEKSLASNFAEVEALVACAREHQVVLFEAFKTAYLPNFTQLKQSLPRVGKLRKAFINYCQYSSRYQRYLNGENPNTFNPAFSNGSIMDIGYYCLASALALWGEPKSVLASASLLPSGVDAHGTVCLNYGDFDVVIIHSKVSQSDIPSEIQGEDGSLVIESISECLSVAFTPRGSHSQDLTQPQHINTMLYEAEVFANLVETHQVEHEGLQLSLLTSRIQTEIRRQTGVIFPADSQPPAVS from the coding sequence ATGATTCGCTTCGCTGTTATTGGTACCAATTGGATCACCGCGCGCTTTGTTGATGCCGCCCACGAAAGTGGCAAAATGAAACTGGCCGCTGTTTACTCGCGTAAAGTGGAGCAAGCTAAAGAGTTTGGTGATAATTATAACGTTACTGAATGCTTTGATAATCTTGAAGCCATGGCGGCAAGCGATCAGATTGATGCGGTATATATCGCCAGCCCAAACGCCTTGCATTACTCTCAAGCCAAATTGTTCCTCAGCCATAAAAAACACGTTATTTGTGAAAAGTCATTAGCCTCTAATTTTGCAGAAGTTGAAGCTCTGGTTGCCTGTGCTCGCGAGCATCAAGTGGTATTATTCGAAGCATTTAAAACAGCCTATCTGCCCAATTTTACTCAGCTAAAACAGTCTCTGCCGCGTGTGGGGAAATTGCGTAAAGCTTTTATCAATTACTGCCAATATTCCTCACGTTACCAGCGCTATCTAAATGGCGAAAATCCTAATACCTTTAATCCAGCATTTTCAAATGGCTCTATCATGGATATCGGTTACTACTGCCTGGCAAGTGCTTTGGCATTATGGGGAGAGCCTAAATCCGTGCTGGCAAGCGCGAGTTTATTACCAAGTGGTGTTGATGCGCATGGTACGGTTTGCTTAAATTATGGTGATTTTGATGTGGTGATTATCCATTCAAAAGTGAGCCAATCCGATATTCCCAGTGAAATTCAGGGCGAAGATGGGTCATTGGTAATAGAAAGCATCTCTGAATGCCTATCTGTGGCCTTTACCCCCCGAGGCAGCCATTCACAAGATCTGACGCAGCCCCAGCATATTAATACTATGCTGTATGAAGCTGAGGTTTTTGCCAATTTGGTTGAAACCCATCAGGTGGAACACGAGGGTTTACAGTTGTCATTGCTGACGTCAAGAATTCAGACGGAGATCCGCCGCCAGACTGGTGTTATCTTCCCGGCGGATTCCCAACCACCGGCAGTAAGCTAA
- a CDS encoding YgjV family protein, producing MTFYWFAQAVGVLAFFVGITMFFNRDEQRFRLQLSAYSAIIGCHFFLMGASAAGSSAMLNALRNLVAAKTRSSIAMLVFIVLTLAFGLWRMQHAVEILPIFGTVISTWAIFRTTGLTTRCVMWVSTVCWVIHNVWLGSIGGSLIEGSFLLLNGFNIIRFYRLQRQGIDPFLVENKATK from the coding sequence ATGACTTTCTATTGGTTTGCTCAAGCCGTTGGTGTACTGGCATTTTTTGTCGGTATAACCATGTTTTTCAACCGCGACGAGCAGCGTTTCAGGCTGCAACTTTCTGCTTACAGCGCCATTATTGGCTGCCATTTCTTCCTGATGGGGGCCAGTGCTGCCGGTAGCAGTGCGATGCTTAATGCGCTGCGAAATTTGGTCGCGGCTAAAACCCGCAGCAGTATTGCCATGCTGGTATTTATTGTTCTGACATTGGCTTTTGGTCTCTGGCGTATGCAGCATGCAGTCGAGATATTGCCAATTTTCGGCACCGTTATCAGCACCTGGGCGATATTTCGTACCACTGGCCTGACAACCCGCTGTGTGATGTGGGTATCCACCGTGTGTTGGGTTATTCATAACGTCTGGTTGGGGTCGATCGGAGGGTCATTGATTGAGGGCAGTTTCTTGCTGCTTAACGGCTTTAATATTATCCGTTTTTATCGTCTGCAACGGCAAGGGATAGACCCTTTTCTGGTCGAAAATAAAGCCACAAAATAA
- the sstT gene encoding serine/threonine transporter SstT, translating to MENTQSGFIGFIIRGSLVKQILVGLIAGIILALVSTQAALAVGLLGTLFVGALKAVAPVLVLMLVMASIANHKQGQKTSIRPILFLYLLGTFSAALIAVAVSFMFPSTLVLATQNSDIAAPGGIVEVLKGLLNSVIANPIHALLNANYIGILAWAVGLGIALRHAADTTKALINDMSNAVTVVVRVVIRFAPLGIFGLVASTMAETGFGVLLGYAHLLVVLIGCMLLVALVVNPLIVYWKIRRNPYPLVFACLRESGVTAFFTRSSAANIPVNMEMCKKMNLNEDTYSVSIPLGATINMAGAAITITVLTLAAVHTLGIAVDLPTALLLSVVAAICTCGASGVAGGSLLLIPLACGMFGIPNEIAMQVVAVGFIIGVLQDSAETALNSSTDVIFTAAACQADDARLANPDPLASRKSV from the coding sequence ATGGAAAATACACAGTCTGGCTTTATCGGATTTATTATCCGCGGCAGTTTGGTTAAGCAAATTCTGGTCGGTTTGATTGCCGGGATTATTTTAGCTTTGGTATCAACTCAGGCCGCACTGGCAGTGGGTTTGCTGGGTACATTGTTCGTCGGCGCACTAAAAGCGGTCGCCCCTGTTTTGGTGTTGATGCTGGTCATGGCCTCCATTGCCAACCATAAGCAAGGCCAAAAAACCAGTATCCGCCCTATTCTGTTTTTATATTTGTTGGGCACATTCTCTGCAGCCCTGATTGCGGTTGCTGTTAGCTTTATGTTCCCATCCACCTTGGTGTTAGCCACTCAGAATTCGGATATCGCCGCTCCGGGTGGAATTGTAGAAGTACTAAAAGGCTTGTTAAACAGTGTGATAGCCAACCCAATCCATGCGCTGCTGAATGCCAATTATATCGGTATTCTGGCCTGGGCTGTTGGTCTGGGTATTGCTTTACGTCACGCGGCAGATACGACCAAGGCATTGATTAATGATATGTCTAATGCCGTCACTGTGGTGGTACGGGTGGTTATCCGCTTCGCACCACTGGGTATTTTTGGTCTGGTAGCATCCACTATGGCCGAAACCGGCTTTGGTGTGTTGCTGGGCTATGCGCATCTGCTGGTGGTATTGATTGGCTGCATGTTATTAGTCGCATTAGTGGTTAACCCACTGATTGTTTACTGGAAAATCCGCCGTAATCCTTACCCACTGGTCTTCGCCTGCCTGCGCGAAAGTGGCGTCACTGCTTTCTTTACCCGTAGCTCAGCCGCGAATATTCCGGTGAATATGGAAATGTGTAAGAAGATGAACCTGAATGAAGATACCTATTCTGTCTCCATTCCATTAGGTGCCACCATCAATATGGCGGGTGCTGCTATCACTATTACCGTGTTAACACTGGCGGCGGTTCATACCTTAGGTATCGCAGTGGATTTACCAACCGCGCTGTTATTAAGTGTGGTGGCTGCTATCTGCACCTGTGGGGCATCCGGTGTTGCCGGTGGCTCATTGCTGTTGATCCCGCTGGCTTGCGGTATGTTTGGGATTCCTAATGAGATCGCTATGCAAGTGGTGGCGGTTGGTTTCATTATCGGCGTATTGCAGGATTCAGCTGAAACTGCGCTGAACTCGTCAACTGACGTCATTTTTACTGCTGCCGCCTGTCAGGCAGATGATGCCAGACTAGCCAATCCAGATCCGCTGGCGAGCCGTAAATCAGTCTGA
- a CDS encoding tagaturonate reductase: protein MQTLNRRDFPGRSHPDKIIQFGEGNFLRAFVDWQIDLLNEHTDLNAGIVVIRPIDTDFPPSLSTQDGLYTAVIRGLNEQGEAVRESRLIRSVNREINIYRQFDEYLALARDPNIRFMFSNTTEAGIAWNEADQFSDAPPSSFPAKLTRLLFERFEHFSGAADKGWVLLPCELIDYNGEALRELVLRYASHWQLPAAFTQWLTENNTFCSTLVDRIVTGYPRDEVAALQAELGYQDSFLDTAEYFYLFVIQGPKELAQELRLDKLDLNVRIVDDIKPYKERKVAILNGAHTALVPVAYLSGLDTVGQTMDDVQISSFVEKTITEEIVPVLDLPEDELLSFSQAVLSRFRNPFIQHQLLSIALNGMTKFRTRILPQLLTYQQQQGKLPPRLTFALAALIAFYRGERDGQTYPLQDDAHWLERYSTLWNGVKHGDIKLAELVNTVLSDTAHWGQDLTAVPQLANQVTEQLQTIIDSGMRAAVAAYS from the coding sequence ATGCAAACTTTGAACCGTCGTGACTTTCCTGGCCGTAGCCATCCTGACAAAATCATTCAATTCGGTGAAGGTAACTTCCTGCGAGCCTTTGTTGACTGGCAGATCGATTTACTGAATGAGCATACCGATCTAAATGCCGGGATTGTGGTGATCCGCCCGATTGACACCGATTTTCCACCGTCACTCAGCACTCAGGATGGCCTGTATACTGCGGTGATCCGCGGTCTGAACGAACAAGGCGAAGCGGTGCGTGAATCCCGCCTGATCCGCTCGGTTAACCGTGAAATTAATATTTACCGCCAGTTTGATGAATATCTGGCGCTGGCCCGTGATCCTAATATTCGCTTTATGTTTTCGAACACCACCGAAGCCGGTATTGCCTGGAACGAAGCGGATCAATTCAGCGATGCACCGCCAAGTTCTTTCCCAGCGAAATTGACTCGTTTACTGTTCGAGCGTTTTGAGCATTTCTCCGGTGCGGCGGATAAAGGTTGGGTGCTGCTGCCTTGCGAACTGATTGATTATAATGGTGAAGCGCTGCGTGAGTTAGTTCTGCGCTATGCCAGCCATTGGCAACTGCCTGCGGCATTTACCCAGTGGTTGACTGAGAACAACACCTTCTGCTCCACATTGGTTGACCGCATTGTGACGGGTTACCCACGTGATGAAGTGGCAGCACTGCAAGCCGAATTAGGCTATCAAGACAGCTTCCTGGATACCGCCGAATACTTCTATCTATTTGTTATCCAAGGGCCAAAAGAATTAGCACAAGAGCTTCGCCTCGATAAGTTAGATCTGAATGTCCGTATCGTCGATGACATCAAACCTTATAAAGAACGCAAAGTTGCGATTCTGAACGGTGCGCACACTGCTCTGGTGCCAGTGGCTTATCTGTCTGGGCTGGACACTGTTGGTCAGACGATGGATGACGTGCAAATCAGCAGCTTCGTTGAGAAAACCATTACTGAAGAGATTGTGCCGGTATTGGATTTACCGGAAGACGAGTTGTTGTCATTCTCTCAGGCGGTATTGAGCCGTTTCCGTAACCCGTTCATTCAGCATCAGTTGTTGTCTATTGCCTTGAATGGTATGACCAAATTCCGCACCCGCATTTTGCCGCAATTGCTAACTTATCAGCAGCAGCAAGGCAAGTTGCCGCCACGCCTGACTTTTGCACTGGCCGCTCTGATTGCCTTTTATCGTGGTGAACGTGATGGTCAAACTTACCCGTTACAGGATGATGCTCACTGGCTGGAGCGCTATTCCACCTTGTGGAATGGTGTAAAGCACGGCGATATCAAGCTGGCTGAATTGGTTAACACGGTACTGTCTGATACCGCCCATTGGGGGCAGGATCTGACGGCGGTACCACAACTGGCAAATCAAGTGACAGAACAACTACAAACCATCATTGACAGCGGAATGAGAGCTGCGGTCGCGGCATACAGCTAA
- a CDS encoding MFS transporter codes for MMRKIKGLRWYMIALVTVGTILGYLTRNAIAVAAPTLQEQLHITTQQYSYIIAAYSAAYTLMQPVAGYILDVMGTKVGYAMFAVMWAIFCMSTALASSWGGLAIARGAVGAAEAAMIPAGLKATSEWFPAKERSIAVGYFNVGSSIGGMIAPPLVVWAIVMHSWQMAFIITGVLSLIWAIAWLILYKHPKDQKKLSDEEREYILSGQEAQHSTANSKKMSALQIIRNRQFWGIAIPRFLAEPAWGTFNAWIPLFMFKAYGFNLKEIAMFAWMPMLFADLGCILGGYLPPLFQKYLKVNLIVSRKLVVTMGGLLMIGPGTIGLFTSPYAAIALLCVGGFAHQSLSGALITLSSDVFGRNEVATANGLTGMAAWTASTMFALVVGALADTMGFSPLFAALAVFDVLAVVVIWTVLQNRPAAEPAIDPVQQTPAGQN; via the coding sequence ATGATGCGTAAAATTAAAGGCTTACGCTGGTACATGATCGCTTTGGTCACCGTTGGCACCATATTAGGTTACCTAACACGTAACGCTATTGCCGTTGCCGCACCAACGTTGCAAGAGCAGTTACATATCACCACTCAGCAATATTCTTATATTATCGCCGCTTATTCAGCCGCTTACACCCTAATGCAACCGGTAGCCGGTTATATTCTGGATGTGATGGGGACGAAAGTCGGTTATGCCATGTTTGCCGTTATGTGGGCCATATTCTGTATGAGTACCGCATTAGCCAGCAGCTGGGGGGGTTTAGCGATCGCTCGTGGTGCTGTGGGTGCAGCAGAGGCAGCGATGATCCCTGCGGGTCTGAAAGCAACCAGTGAATGGTTCCCGGCAAAAGAGCGTTCTATTGCTGTAGGTTATTTCAACGTAGGTTCTTCTATCGGCGGCATGATTGCACCACCATTAGTGGTGTGGGCTATCGTGATGCACAGCTGGCAGATGGCATTTATCATCACCGGTGTCCTCAGCCTGATTTGGGCCATTGCCTGGCTAATCCTGTACAAGCACCCGAAAGATCAGAAAAAACTGTCTGATGAAGAACGCGAGTACATCCTGAGTGGTCAGGAAGCGCAACACTCTACAGCAAACTCCAAAAAGATGTCTGCACTACAGATTATCCGTAACCGCCAGTTCTGGGGTATTGCGATCCCACGTTTCCTGGCAGAACCAGCTTGGGGGACATTCAACGCGTGGATCCCACTGTTCATGTTTAAAGCTTATGGCTTTAACCTGAAAGAAATTGCCATGTTTGCCTGGATGCCAATGCTGTTTGCCGATCTGGGCTGCATTCTCGGTGGTTACCTGCCACCTCTGTTCCAGAAATACCTGAAAGTTAACCTGATTGTGTCACGTAAGTTAGTGGTAACAATGGGCGGCTTGTTGATGATTGGGCCAGGGACTATTGGCCTGTTTACCAGCCCTTATGCTGCTATCGCCTTATTGTGTGTTGGGGGCTTTGCTCACCAATCACTGTCTGGCGCACTAATCACACTGTCTTCTGACGTTTTTGGTCGCAACGAAGTGGCCACCGCCAACGGCTTGACGGGAATGGCGGCCTGGACTGCCAGTACCATGTTCGCTCTGGTGGTAGGTGCTTTGGCAGATACTATGGGCTTCAGCCCACTGTTTGCCGCACTGGCAGTGTTTGACGTGTTGGCAGTAGTGGTTATCTGGACGGTACTGCAAAACCGCCCGGCAGCCGAACCGGCTATCGATCCGGTACAACAAACACCAGCCGGACAGAATTAA
- a CDS encoding UxaA family hydrolase, producing MQSIIKIHPLDNVAVALQDLAADDVLEIGEFSVKLAQPVARGHKFALTAIAPGQMIVKYGLPIGHALTLIQPGEHIHSQNAKTNLSDLDEYQYQPEFSELPPQMADREVQIYRRANGDVAVRNELWIIPTVGCVNGIARQIQQRFLKETQDAEGIDGVYLFSHPFGCSQLGQDHENTRTMLQNMVRHPNAGAVLVIGLGCENNQVDVFQTTLGPVDEDRVHFMVCQQQDDEVEAGLEHLHALYQVMRHDQRVAGKLSELKFGLECGGSDGLSGITANPLLGRFSDYVIANGGTSVLTEVPEMFGAERILMSRCRDEATFEKTVSMVNDFKQYFIAHNQPIYENPSPGNKAGGITTLEEKSLGCTQKAGQSKVVDVLKYGERLQHPGLNLLSAPGNDAVATSALAGAGCHMVLFSTGRGTPYGGFVPTVKLATNSELAAKKPHWIDFDAGKLIHGTSMDDLLTEFVDLIVDIANGKPARNEVNDFRELAIFKSGVTL from the coding sequence ATGCAAAGTATTATAAAAATTCATCCGTTGGATAATGTGGCTGTCGCACTGCAAGATTTAGCTGCTGATGATGTTCTCGAAATTGGAGAATTCAGTGTTAAATTGGCTCAACCAGTAGCGCGTGGTCATAAATTTGCTTTAACGGCCATTGCACCGGGGCAAATGATCGTTAAGTATGGTTTGCCGATCGGCCATGCATTAACCCTGATCCAGCCCGGCGAACATATTCATTCGCAAAATGCTAAAACTAACCTCAGCGATCTGGATGAGTATCAGTATCAGCCAGAATTCAGCGAGTTACCGCCACAAATGGCAGATCGCGAAGTGCAGATCTATCGCCGGGCCAATGGTGATGTGGCGGTGCGCAACGAACTGTGGATTATTCCAACGGTAGGTTGCGTGAATGGGATCGCCCGTCAGATCCAACAACGTTTTCTGAAAGAAACACAAGACGCGGAAGGTATTGATGGGGTCTATCTGTTCAGCCATCCATTTGGTTGTTCACAATTGGGTCAGGATCACGAAAATACCCGCACCATGCTGCAAAACATGGTGCGCCACCCCAATGCTGGTGCGGTGCTGGTCATTGGTTTGGGCTGTGAAAACAACCAGGTAGACGTTTTCCAAACCACTTTGGGGCCGGTTGATGAAGATCGCGTGCACTTTATGGTCTGTCAGCAGCAGGATGACGAAGTTGAAGCCGGTCTTGAGCATCTGCATGCTTTGTATCAGGTCATGCGCCATGACCAACGGGTTGCGGGTAAGTTGAGTGAACTCAAGTTTGGTCTGGAATGCGGGGGTTCTGATGGGTTATCTGGTATCACCGCTAACCCATTACTGGGCCGCTTCTCCGACTATGTGATTGCCAATGGCGGAACCTCTGTTCTGACCGAAGTGCCGGAAATGTTCGGCGCTGAGCGGATTCTGATGAGCCGCTGCCGTGATGAAGCGACGTTTGAAAAGACTGTCAGTATGGTGAATGACTTCAAACAGTACTTTATTGCGCACAACCAGCCGATTTATGAAAACCCATCTCCGGGCAATAAAGCAGGCGGTATCACTACGCTGGAAGAGAAATCACTGGGTTGCACCCAAAAAGCGGGCCAGAGTAAAGTGGTTGATGTGTTGAAGTATGGTGAGCGTTTACAGCACCCTGGGCTGAATTTACTCAGTGCGCCGGGTAATGATGCAGTAGCAACCAGTGCATTAGCGGGCGCCGGTTGTCATATGGTGTTGTTCAGTACCGGACGTGGTACACCTTATGGCGGCTTTGTACCGACAGTTAAGCTGGCAACTAATAGCGAATTGGCCGCTAAAAAACCCCACTGGATTGATTTCGATGCCGGTAAACTGATTCACGGCACGTCAATGGATGATTTGCTGACAGAGTTTGTTGATTTGATTGTCGACATTGCCAACGGCAAACCAGCGCGCAATGAAGTGAATGACTTCCGTGAACTGGCAATCTTTAAAAGCGGTGTAACCTTGTAA